A part of Maniola hyperantus chromosome 14, iAphHyp1.2, whole genome shotgun sequence genomic DNA contains:
- the LOC117988280 gene encoding uncharacterized protein: MKLQILVILTVISFMCFTSEAQLRKYCGRRLAMAMALICDPTPTPDNRSSNKINQESSSHYNEPAKRYSNYKDSEKRSTYSIEEEISPSYSIESEKSLLNYIDQQLANSAKRSMNYEIMSLNYMDQETTSENSVPSDKRTINYLDSEKRSSNSIASEKRYSYSIDSEERYPNSIDYDYNWKVSPQKARSMGRGKRQIVSECCDKPCSLDELKTYC, encoded by the coding sequence ATGAAGTTGCAGATTTTGGTAATCCTCACCGTAATTTCATTTATGTGCTTTACATCTGAAGCTCAACTACGAAAATACTGTGGCAGACGACTCGCCATGGCAATGGCTCTTATTTGCGATCCGACACCTACACCAGACAATAGATCCTCTAACAAAATAAACCAAGAAAGCTCCTCGCACTACAACGAACCAGCAAAGAGGTACTCAAACTATAAGGACTCAGAAAAGAGGTCCACATACTCCATAGAGGAAGAAATAAGTCCCTCATACTCTATTGAGTCAGAAAAGAGCTTGTTAAACTACATAGACCAACAACTCGCGAACTCAGCAAAAAGGTCCATGAATTATGAGATCATGTCTTTAAACTATATGGATCAAGAAACGACCTCAGAAAATTCTGTACCTTCAGACAAGAGGACCATAAACTATTTAGACTCAGAAAAGAGGTCTTCAAACTCTATTGCCTCGGAAAAGAGGTACTCATACTCTATTGATTCAGAAGAGAGGTATCCAAACTCTATTGACTATGACTACAATTGGAAGGTGTCTCCACAGAAAGCAAGAAGTATGGGAAGGGGGAAACGGCAGATTGTGAGTGAGTGCTGTGATAAACCATGCTCTCTTGATGAATTGAAAACCTACTGTTGA